Genomic segment of Candidatus Lernaella stagnicola:
ACTTGCTGAAGGGCAGCACGGCCTCCTTCACGCTGATGTGCGTCGGCATGCGCTGCTCGATAAGCCCCTGATCCCGCAACGTGATGCCGACCATCACCCGCGCCGCCGCCTTGGCCAACGGCACGCCGGTCGCCTTGGACACGAAGGGCACCGTGCGGCTGGCCCGCGGGTTGACCTCCAGCACGTACATCACGCCGTCTTTCATGGCGAACTGGATGTTGATCAAGCCCCGCACCTTTAATTCTTTTGCCAGGACCCGCGTGTAGTGATGCAGGCACTCGAGGGCGTCGGGAGTAATCATGTATGGCGGCAGCACGCAGGCGCTGTCGCCGGAATGCACGCCGGCTTCCTCGATGTGCTGCATCACGCCGCCGATGAACAACGTGCGCCCGTCGTAGATCGCATCGACGTCGAACTCGTAGGCGTCTTCGAGAAACTTGTCGATCAGCACCGGGTGTTCCGGGGAAACGTCCACGGCGGCGCGCATGTACTCGGCCAGGCCCTTGTTGTCGTAGACGATCTTCATCGCCCGGCCGCCCAATACGTATGAGGGCCGCACCAGCACCGGATAGCCGATCGACCGCGCCACGTCGCGCGCTTCCCGCACCGAAAACGCCGTGCCGTAGGCCGGGTGCGGTATGTCGTGTTGGCGCAGCAGCGCACCGAAGCGCTTGCGGTCCTCGGCCAGGTCGATGCTGTCGGGCGACGTGCCCAAAATGCGCACGCCCGCGCGCTCCAGTGGAATCGCCAGTTTGAGTGGTGTCTGCCCGCCGAACTGCACGATCACGCCGTAGGGCTTTTCGTTGTCGATGATCCGCATCACATCTTCGAAGGTCAGCGGTTCAAAAAAGAGGCGGTCGGTAATGTCGTAGTCGGTGCTGACGGTTTCGGGGTTGCAGTTGATCATCTGCACTTCGTAGCCCTCTTCCTTGAGGGCGAACACGCCGTGCACGCAACAGTAGTCGAACTCGATGCCCTGTCCGATGCGGTTGGGGCCGCCACCTAGAATGATGATCTTCTTTTTCTTCGACGGCACCGCTTCGTTTTCGGTTTCGTAGGTCGAATAGTAGTAGGGCGTTTCGGCGGCGAACTCGGCGGCGCAGGTGTCGACGGTCTTGAACACCGCCTCGAGCTTCCACTGCTGCCGCCGGCGGCGCACTTCCAACGCGTCCGACCCGGTCAAGTGCGCAATTTGCCGATCCGAAAAACCGAGGCGCTTGATCTCCAGCATTTCCTCGCGCGTGAAGTCATCCAGGTCGCGGCCGCGGATTTCCGTTTCCTTAGCGGCGATTTTGGCGATCCCGTGAATGAACCACGGGTCGATGTTGGACACTTTGCTGATCTGCTCGACGGTGATGCCGAGCTGCAGGGCGTACTTAACGTAATGCAGCAAGTCGGGGTGTGGTTTCTTGAGCCGTTGCCGCACGAGCTTGCGCAACGCGGTGCGGTCGGCCTTCGGGTCGAATACGTCCAGCACGTCCTTGCCGTCGCCGCCGAGACCGAAACGCCCGATTTCCAGACTACGAATCGCCTTCTGAAGTGACTCGGGGAAGGTGCGGCCGATGGCCATCGCCTCGCCGACCGATTTCATTTGTACGCCCAGCGTATCGCGTGCGCCGGGGAACTTTTCGAAATCCCACCGTGGAATCTTCGTGACGATGTAATCGATTGACGGCTCGAAGCAGGCCGGCGTCTTACGCGTGATGTCGTTGGGAATCTCATCCAGCGTGAAACCGACCGCCAGCATCGCCGCGATCTTCGCGATCGGAAAACCGGTCGCCTTCGAAGCCAACGCCGAACTACGCGACACGCGCGGATTCATCTCGATGATCACCATGCGGCCGTCCGCCGGATTGACGGCGAACTGCACGTTGGACCCGCCGGTCTCCACGCCGATCTCGTTCATCACCTGGCGCGACGCATCGCGCATGATTTGGTATTCCTTGTCCGTCAGCGTTTGCGCCGGCGCTACCGTAATCGAATCGCCGGTATGCACGCCCATCGGATCGAGGTTTTCGATGGAGCAGATGACCACGAAGTTGTCCTTGAAATCGCGCATCACCTCCAGTTCGTATTCCTTCCATCCGATGACCGATTCCTCCACCAGCACCTCGCTCACCGGGCTGAGCGTCAGGGCGTGGCGAATCATCGGCCGGAATTCGCGCTGGTTGTACGCCGTGCCGCCGCCGGTGCCGCCCAGCGTAAAGGCCGGGCGCAGGATGACCGGGTAATCGATCTCCCGTATCAACGTCATCGCATCTTCTTCGGAGCGGACAATGCCCCCGCGCGGCAGGTCCAGACCGATGCGCCGCATCGCCGCGGCGAACAGCTCACGGCTTTCGGCCTTCTGAATCGACTCGAATCGCGCGCCGATTAACTCGACGCCGTGCTCATCCAACACGCCTTGCAATGCCAGGTTGTATGCCAAGTTCAGGCCGGTCTGACCGCCCAAGGTCGGCAGCAGCACATCGGGCTTCTCGCGCTCGATAATCTTAGCCACGACGTCCGGAGTTAACGGCTCGACGTACGTGCGGTCGGCGATTTCAGGGTCGGTCATGATCGTGGCCGGGTTCGAATTGACCAAAACAATCTTGTAACCCAGCTTCTTGAGCACGCGGCACGCCTGGGTACCGGAGTAGTCGAATTCGCAAGCCTGGCCGATGACGATCGGCCCGCTGCCCAGAATGAGGATGCTTTCAATGTCGGTTCGTTGCGGCAAAAGCGTCTCCTGCGCGACAGGTTATTTCTTGCTCTTATTGGCCTTCATCATTTCGACGAAACGGGCGAACAGATATTGCGCGTCATGCGGACCGGGCGATGCCTCCGGGTGGTACTGCACCGAAAACACCGGCAGCTTCTTGTGCGCCATACCCTCGACGGTGCGGTCGTTCAAATTCAAATGCGTGCATTCCATATCGCCGCCCATCGACTTCAGATCCACCGCGAAACCGTGGTTCTGCGCGGTGATTTCCACTTTCTCGGTCGTCAAGTCCATCACCGGCTGGTTGCCGCCGTGGTGACCGTACTTGAGTTTGTAGGTCGTACCGCCCAGCGCCAGACAGAGAATCTGGTGCCCGAGGCAGATGCCGAATATCGGTACTTTACCCAGCAGTTCCCGCGCAATGTCGATGGCGTAGTCGACCGCGGCCGGATCGCCGGGTCCGTTGGACAAAAACACGCCGTCGGGCTTCTTGGCCAGCACGTCGGCGGCGGGCGTCCCGGCCGGGACAACCTCGACCCGACAGCCTGCCGAAATCAAGTTGCGCAAAATGTTGAGCTTGATGCCGTAGTCGTACGCAACGACGCGGTACCGACCGCGCCGGTTCCCCTTTCCGTAACCGCCCTCTCGCGTCCAGGTTTCCTCGTTCCAGGTGTAAGGCGCGTCTGTCGTCACCTCACGCACCAGGTCGCGGCCTTCCAACGGCGGCGCCGCGGCGGCTTTGCGCGCCAGGGACGCGGCGTCGAGATCCTCGGTGGAAATCACGCCCATCTGCGCGCCCGCTTCGCGGATATGCTTGGTCAGGGCGCGCGTGTCGATGCCTTCGATACCCACGACGCCGGCGTCGCGCAGATAGGCGTCCAAGGTCATACCGCCGCGCCAGTTGCTGGGCGTGCCGCTGGCCTCGCGAACCACAAAACCCCGCAGATGAATCCGCCGGGCCTCGATGTCCTCGGCGTTGATTCCGTAGTTGCCGATCAGCGGGTAGGTCATGGTAACGATCTGCCCGGCATAGGATGGATCGGTGAGGATCTCCTGGTAGCCCATCATGGAAGTATTGAAGACCACCTCGCCGATCGCCTCGCCGATTCGGCCGACGGCATAACCGGGAAAGGCGCGACCATCGGCCAATACCAGTAAGGCACGGTTGCGTTGGGTCATAGTTTTCCTCTCAACGACCATGTTCATGTTGAGGCGGATTTTTACGCTGGTACGCCGCGCGAATCAAATCGCGAAACAGCGGCGCCGGTTTTTCCAATTTCGACCTCAACTCGGGGTGGAACTGGCAACCCATAAAATACGCGTGATCCGGCAATTCCATGACCTGCTTGATCTGCCCCGTATCGTTGTGGCCCGAAAACACCAGCCCGGCCTCCTCGAGTTGCGCCACGTATTCCGGGTTGACCTCGTACCGGTGCCGAAAACGCTCGCGGATCAAGGTCTCTCCGCCGTAAGTTTCCGACGCCCGGCTACCGGCCTGTAACACGATGTCGTGACCGCCCAGGCGCATCGTGCCGCCCTTCAGCAAAATATTGATCTGCTCGGGCAGAATGCAAACCACGGGGTGACCGATCTCCGCGCCCTCGTCGGCCACTTCCATGGTGTTCGCTTCCGTCAATCCCAAAACGTTGCGGGCATATTCCACAACGGCGAGTTGCATCCCGTAGCAGATACCCAAAAACGGCACGTTCGCCTCGCGGCAATATTCGATCACCGCGATCTTGCCCTCGATGCCCCGAGTGCCGAAGCCGCCCGGCACAATCACCGCGTCCACGTCTTTGAGCGCGTCCTCGCAAGTTTTGGCGCCGCGTTCGACGTCGGTCGTGTCCAGCCACGCGATTTCCACCCGCCCGTCGATGTGGGCTCCGCTGTGGCGACTCGCTTCGATGACGCTGGCGTAGCTATCGTGCAGATCGGTGTACTTACCGCATATCGCCACGCGCACCAGCAAGCCGTCGTCCCGCCGCAGGCGGTCCACCAGGCGCCGCCATTCGCTTAACTCCGGCGGCGAATAAATGCCCAACCGCTTGTGCAGAATTTCCGTGAGGCCCTCCTCCTCAAAACACAGCGGTATGCGGTATACCGTATCCACGTCCACGCCGGAAATCACCGCTTCCTGGTCAATATTGCAGAACAGCGCAATCTTCGTCTTGATTTTGTCCGGCAAAATCTCCGGACTGCGCCCGATAATGACATCCGGCGACAAGCCGCGTTCGTTGAGCAGCTTGGCCGCCTGTTGCGTCGGTTTGGATTTGTGCTCGCCGACGCCGTAGGGAATCGGCACATAGGTCAGCAGTACGACCATAATGTTCTCGCGCCCGACTTCCTGCCGAAGCTGCCGGCAAGCCTCGATGTATAGCTCGTTTTCCATATCGCCGATGGTGCCGCCGATCTCGATCAGACCGATGTCGGCCTCTTCCAGGCCCACCGTGCCGTAAAACCACTCCTTGATGCTGTCGGTTACGTGGGGGATGAGCTGCACGGTCTGGCCCAAGTAGTCCCCGGCGCGCTCGCGCTCGAGGATCTGCTTGTAGACCTTGCCCATCGTCAGGTTCCACGAAAACTTGCACGTCACGCCCAAGAACCGCTCGTAATGGCCGAAATCCATGTCGACTTCGCCGCCGTCGTCGAGCACAAACACCTCGCCGTGCTCGATGGGATTCATCGTGCCCGGGTCGGTATTCAGGTAGCCGTCGGCCTTTACGGGGACGATTTTCAGCCGTGATGCCAACAATTTACCCATCGACGCCGCCGCGATGCCCTTGCCGAGGCCGGACAGCACGCCGCCGATCGT
This window contains:
- the carB gene encoding carbamoyl-phosphate synthase large subunit, encoding MPQRTDIESILILGSGPIVIGQACEFDYSGTQACRVLKKLGYKIVLVNSNPATIMTDPEIADRTYVEPLTPDVVAKIIEREKPDVLLPTLGGQTGLNLAYNLALQGVLDEHGVELIGARFESIQKAESRELFAAAMRRIGLDLPRGGIVRSEEDAMTLIREIDYPVILRPAFTLGGTGGGTAYNQREFRPMIRHALTLSPVSEVLVEESVIGWKEYELEVMRDFKDNFVVICSIENLDPMGVHTGDSITVAPAQTLTDKEYQIMRDASRQVMNEIGVETGGSNVQFAVNPADGRMVIIEMNPRVSRSSALASKATGFPIAKIAAMLAVGFTLDEIPNDITRKTPACFEPSIDYIVTKIPRWDFEKFPGARDTLGVQMKSVGEAMAIGRTFPESLQKAIRSLEIGRFGLGGDGKDVLDVFDPKADRTALRKLVRQRLKKPHPDLLHYVKYALQLGITVEQISKVSNIDPWFIHGIAKIAAKETEIRGRDLDDFTREEMLEIKRLGFSDRQIAHLTGSDALEVRRRRQQWKLEAVFKTVDTCAAEFAAETPYYYSTYETENEAVPSKKKKIIILGGGPNRIGQGIEFDYCCVHGVFALKEEGYEVQMINCNPETVSTDYDITDRLFFEPLTFEDVMRIIDNEKPYGVIVQFGGQTPLKLAIPLERAGVRILGTSPDSIDLAEDRKRFGALLRQHDIPHPAYGTAFSVREARDVARSIGYPVLVRPSYVLGGRAMKIVYDNKGLAEYMRAAVDVSPEHPVLIDKFLEDAYEFDVDAIYDGRTLFIGGVMQHIEEAGVHSGDSACVLPPYMITPDALECLHHYTRVLAKELKVRGLINIQFAMKDGVMYVLEVNPRASRTVPFVSKATGVPLAKAAARVMVGITLRDQGLIEQRMPTHISVKEAVLPFSKFDNSVVFLGPEMRSTGEVMGISHSFGNAFAKSQLAVGYDMERGGKVFISVNDFDKQRVIPIAHDLRELGFGIVATAGTRRALRACGIPADLIYKVGEGEPNSVSLIQRGELALIINTPWGAASREHEYEIGRSAITHDVPYITTLSGATAAVRGIVAVRQGALKVRSLQEYHADME
- the carA gene encoding glutamine-hydrolyzing carbamoyl-phosphate synthase small subunit; its protein translation is MTQRNRALLVLADGRAFPGYAVGRIGEAIGEVVFNTSMMGYQEILTDPSYAGQIVTMTYPLIGNYGINAEDIEARRIHLRGFVVREASGTPSNWRGGMTLDAYLRDAGVVGIEGIDTRALTKHIREAGAQMGVISTEDLDAASLARKAAAAPPLEGRDLVREVTTDAPYTWNEETWTREGGYGKGNRRGRYRVVAYDYGIKLNILRNLISAGCRVEVVPAGTPAADVLAKKPDGVFLSNGPGDPAAVDYAIDIARELLGKVPIFGICLGHQILCLALGGTTYKLKYGHHGGNQPVMDLTTEKVEITAQNHGFAVDLKSMGGDMECTHLNLNDRTVEGMAHKKLPVFSVQYHPEASPGPHDAQYLFARFVEMMKANKSKK
- the pyrG gene encoding CTP synthase (glutamine hydrolyzing), translating into MKDPEQFLTLEDVAERLKVSISTVRRWVKSGDLKALKVGNRGQYRISEEDLDDFLAETEVEPETTLSHGMPRRGREWDRAVEYGRKHVKYIITIGGVLSGLGKGIAAASMGKLLASRLKIVPVKADGYLNTDPGTMNPIEHGEVFVLDDGGEVDMDFGHYERFLGVTCKFSWNLTMGKVYKQILERERAGDYLGQTVQLIPHVTDSIKEWFYGTVGLEEADIGLIEIGGTIGDMENELYIEACRQLRQEVGRENIMVVLLTYVPIPYGVGEHKSKPTQQAAKLLNERGLSPDVIIGRSPEILPDKIKTKIALFCNIDQEAVISGVDVDTVYRIPLCFEEEGLTEILHKRLGIYSPPELSEWRRLVDRLRRDDGLLVRVAICGKYTDLHDSYASVIEASRHSGAHIDGRVEIAWLDTTDVERGAKTCEDALKDVDAVIVPGGFGTRGIEGKIAVIEYCREANVPFLGICYGMQLAVVEYARNVLGLTEANTMEVADEGAEIGHPVVCILPEQINILLKGGTMRLGGHDIVLQAGSRASETYGGETLIRERFRHRYEVNPEYVAQLEEAGLVFSGHNDTGQIKQVMELPDHAYFMGCQFHPELRSKLEKPAPLFRDLIRAAYQRKNPPQHEHGR